The DNA segment gtgcactagGACAACCCTGAGAgattggatggggagggaaaaGGGAGAGGGGGTTCTGAatgagggacacatgtacacccatggctgattcatgtcactgtgtggcaaaaactaccacaacattgtaattagcttccaattaaaataaataaactaaaaaataaataaatgagaaaatttttaaagttcaaaaaaaattatttttcttgcccatcatttattttttaacattgttttcttttacaaTATAGAATATTTATACATGCACATTAACACACTTATACATACTTGGAAATAAGATATAGTgacacttaaatattttaatttaattttatttagcaaATAGAGCATTAAATtatgaatgtatattttatatatatatatatacacacacacatatcagatGATAgccaaaactttatttttttcaaaacttgaaTTCTCTGTATCCAGGAGCAGTTTACTTGgtgataataattaaaataaatggctACCATACAGAATTAAAAGATTTATTCTAAAATGGAAagcaaatgtcattttatttttatttttttctaatatatttactTGGATGAGTTGGGTGTATGCAACTAAGCATACACCCTAATCTTGTCAGCAAGATTTCTGAAACCCTTTCTGAAACTTTGCAGAAGAAGAACGCAAAACTGTTATTGCCATAATATAACAAGTCACATATTTCTGACCTGACTAcattgtgtgttagtcgctcaatcagaCACCTTGCAATTGAATGACTGCAGCCCactcagcttctctgtccatggactactctaggcaagaatactggagtgggttgccattcccttctccaggggatcttgcatAACCTCTCCCTAATATCCAGGGAGAGgagcacagttcttgaggcactagcctactgtgttccttctctgcctgccaaAGAAAGCAAGCCTCTATTTCCTTCGCCATAACTCTGTCTCCGTGTTTCTGGTTGGCATCAGTGCACAGAGAGTCAAGATTTTGGCAACAAATTCTTGCTTCCCATTCACATAAATCATTTAAGTCCTGTGAATGTAAAATGCTGTTGGACCCACAATCCAAGAGAGTTCACTGAGATTCAAATTCCCTGGATTCCATGGAGTCGGTAGAATGAGCAAGCATCAAGAAGTAAAATAATACAGAAGTTTCatcaagaagtgaaataaaaacaggGGTGTTAGTTTTGTTCAGTGTTAGAGTGAGAACAAAATACATAAGCCTGTATGAACTACACagtatgaactgtgaaatttcagTGATTCTGCGTATAAGCTAAATCTTATGTTTGTATTTAAAACTGGTATTACACAATAGAGTGGTAAATCTCATGCTAATGAGCAAATTAACGatagtattaataatataattagtggttaataataaaatagcatgATTAATAATGCCCTTGATGATAATAGCAAGTTAATGCTATTAGTTAAAACATCATGACAAGTTGAAAGAGATACTACAGAAGAAATGAGACAGCTTATATCTTAGTAGCTTTAATGGCACTTTCCCATTGCATTTTGAACAAGGGacactgcattttcattttgtactgaGCCTCACAAATTACAGAGGCAAGTTCACTCTGGAAATATGGCAGGGGATAAGGCATGCAATCCCTGTTCTGGAACTTACTGTACTTCACAAACCCTACAAGACTTGACTACCTGTGCCTGGAATTGTTCAACATTTAGAGCAAAATTGAGTAAAGAGGCTAGATTACCTTCCAGGTCTATTCAATCCTAACATGACACTATCCACAAAATAAGACTAGACTGCTTTCCTGGTTTTATTATATGATACAAGAAGCTgaggatttgattcctgggtcaggaagaacccctggtggaggaaatggcaacccactccagttttcttgcctggaaaatcccatggacagaggagcctggtgctacacagtccgtggggtcgccaagagttggactaGAGATCAAGCcagctcattccttttttttttttaattaaaaaaatttttttcagctcATTCCTTTTTGTAAGTACTTTGGGAAAAACAAGAAACACCAAAACTAAGCTAGTTTGAACTTTTAGCTTTTTAACACAGTAACCATtcaggaaacagtggctgactatttttctgggctccaaaatcactgcagatggtgaccgcagccatgaaattaaaagacgcttactcttcggaaggaaagttatgagcaacctagacagcatattaaaaagcagagacattactttgccaacaaaggtctgtctggtcaaggctatggtttttccagttgtcatgtatggatgtgagagttggactataaagaaagctgagcgcagaagaattgatgcttttgaactgtggagatccaaccagtccatcctaagggagatcaatcctgggtgttcattggaaggactgctgttgaagccgaaactctctgatgcgaagagctgactcatttgaaaagaccctgatgctgggaaagattgagggcaggaggagaaggggatgacagaggatgagatggttggatggcatcaccgactcgaaacttcgggagttggtgatggacagggaggcctggcgtgctgcggttcatggggccgcaaagagtccgatacgactgtgcgactgaaccgaactgaaccgAACCATTCAGGGAACTGAGAAAACGAACAACAAAAATCCGCCGCGGGTGTCTCCTGTGATCTGTTAAGCAACTCCTGGGAGGCTGACCCTTCGTTCAGAGTGAGGGTAGGTAAGAACACAAGTTCGAAAGTGGAGCGGGGAGCTGGGAGTGCTTGCATAACAGAGGCTTCCAGTACAAAGGTTACACATTTTGAGTCACGGTCAAGGTATGATCCTCTCACAATTTAACGGAAAAGCGATTTCTGAAGGCAAAAGTGGACACAACACGACAAAACACACCTGGCCAGAGACACACACTCGCAAATCCCCCACAATACCCGTGGTGACTAACTTCGGACAGTTATAGGAAACCTCAGCAGAGGTGAGGCCACTGGGAGCAAGTCAGGCGGGGTGCCTGTTTCCTTGCAGTTCACGTGCATTCCACCCTCCTGACCCCACAATTTATTCCCGAAACGTTGGCCGAAACGTCCTAAGCGATTCCACTTACCTAGTCGGTTAGAGAAGCCTACACCAGACTCCTGCTCTCACCTTACTCAACTCCACCTCTCCAGGGTTAGGGCGTCCAGGCTCCGCCCACTGGACTCGGCCCTCCCCTCGCGGGGATAAACATGGCGCCCGCCAGTCGCACCACCTCCCAGCTCTCCCGTTCATCCCGCAGTCCAGTTGTTATCGCGAGACTTCCGCCCCACTATTAGCTTGGGCGCGCCGCGCGCTCACCCTTTCTTCCCGCGCGGCGGCGGAGGCTGGCTCCTGGCTGCTGGCTGCTTTTCGGAGTGCTGTGGTTTGTAGGTTGCTGTCCGCAGCAGGAGCCCGTGTCGAGCCGGCGCAGGTTAGTATACGCCATCCGCCTCTGGAGGGGTCGGAAAGAGGACACGGGCGTCCGGGCCTTGCGGGCGACGGAGGGGTCGCTCTTGTGGCTTTTTCCGGGCGCGGCGGGGTGGGGCGCAGACCCGGGAGTTGGGCCCTGATGGCGGGGCCCCCTCGGTGGTTGTGGACTGCAGGCCTAGGGCTGCATTGCGACCGTGGCCCGAGCGTGGCCCGTGAATGTTACAGTGGAGCATAAATAATGCTCATTCTCTAAATGGCGGTTGCTGACGCCATCCTTGTCCGAGATGGGCGCCTGCTGGAGACGCTCGCCCCAGGATCGCGCAAAGCGCCGAGGACGAGTTGTTCGCGGTCGCGTGGTACGGTCAGAGTACCCGACTAGGAAGCAGCACTTGCACAGGATTGCTTTCCAGATTCCGTAAAAGATTGTGTTAACCTTAGTTTTGATAATACGCCCAGGTATTCCATCGCTGTCATTGGATCCACTTTTCGTTTAACTTGTTTTTAAGGGCAGTTACTTCATGGCTTAGATTTTGCAAAGCTTGAGATCTGTGccctgttgttttcctgtatttgaaATATATCGCTCTTAAAATGCTAAAAACTAAGAACAGTGGGAGAATGATGGCACCCTCTATAAGGGAGGTTGAGAAGTAAAagacattatcttttaaaaaattttgcccaAAATACTGTATCCACGGAAGTGAAAAAAAGACAACGGACATTGTCGTAGTCTGTAAGCCTTTAATCGAGAATTTGGAGAATTTACAACTTTTAATACCCTAATAGTAAATCTCAGACCGGGAGTTTGGATTGAGGTAGTAAGACCTAATGATTATTTCCCCTGCTATACTGAGGCCACACACAGTAGTTAACTTCCGTTGAACGCTGATACTCTTCATTGTACAGTAATATGGCTAAGggttaaaattaacattttttcctgTTGGGAAAGTTCCTTGATACTGTTGGAAATTACCTACTCTTCTGGAATCTTATTCCATTGGACAGATGGAGGCAAAACAAACAGAACCCGTGAATCAAATCTCTGGGTTTTAGAATTGATCTAAATTTACAGTTAACAACCAGAAAATATTAAAGGCTTCGTAAGTGATGTGGCcttaatttacatatttacataactCACAGCTACATCAATATTTGCATTACTCTGATTACTAACTGTTTGGCATTAATTTGTTCAGGGAAACTACACCACATTTACCAGATTTTTTATGGTCAGAAATCTATTGAAAGCAAAAGATAATTTGAGAGGGACTTGGATCAAGAATGGATTCTCTTAACTGTGCAAAGGCATCTGATACAGCTATGGAAACTGAGAATCAGAGGTaagtgcctttaaaaaaaaaaaaaacacatttttcctaGAAAAGAGACTGGATGGTAATATTTACTGTATTTGAATTACTGGGAGGGCATAAATCATCAGTAATGAGTGGTGGTAAATGTAATTTTCAAGAAttggaacagaaaaggaaaacttgGTATGGACAGGCCTTTGAAGTTTTGAACTATAAGAAGATGGGTATTAGTGAATCTTGCTTTAAAATCAACTTGTTCTCATTAATTCATGTTAGCAAGGCTGCTGACTTATGTATTACGTATCTAGTCTAAATCATTGATCTCACTGGGAAATCACATGAGCATTTCTAGTATATTTACATCAGATACCTCTCTACAAGATACTCTTGTTTTATTTAGAGGAGACTTTGTCTTACTTAGTTTAGGATCTAGCCATGAACAGGATGCCTTTATGGAACTTGCATACATGAAGGATCACCATGGGAGTGGCATTATGGCCCACTTTAGCAGTTTGTTAGTACTGAGCCcatcttttaagaaattattctAAGCATGTTTTCctgctttgattttaaaaaagtatattacTGGTAATAAACATTCAGTAATTTGAGAGGGTGCAATTAATCTTTCCCTGTTTTCTAGTGACAACTCTTCCTCTGGTAGCAGCTTATTTAAAACTCAGTATGTTCCTGTTCCACCTAAACAGAAGCAAAGAAACACTGTTAGAAAATTCGTTCACATACCCAAAAGTACTCAAGCAACAGAGTCATCTAGTGACTCATCTATAGAGCCAAGACCACTGACTTTAAAGGCTATTTTTGAAAgattcaaaaataagaaatataaacgtaaaaagaagaaatacaagccAACGGGAAGATCAGCAGGAAGACCAAAAGGAAGGAGAACCACTAGATTCTCACAAATTACTGAGGAACAATTTAAAGACAAAAGACCTGGTTTCCCATTTTTAGaatcagaaaatggaagaaaaccaTTACCTTGGAGAAAAATTTTAACCTTTGaggtaattatttatatatgctTATACACAGCTTCAATGTGTGAAATGAGTTGTTGGGTCACTTAGAATTTAGGTAACATCTGGAGCGTGCAATTTGCAACTCTGATAATACTTCTTTATCCTGACTATACTGCCAGTTAAATGCCACCTCCATCCTTCAGTTCAAAGTTGTACTTGGGCTTGTATGTATATGGTAAACATATACAAGATTTATGCTTGTTGTGCTTGTTTTTCTTGGTGTACTAACTTTGGTAACTTGCTCGGTAGAACAGTGAATTCTTTATCTAAGCAGTGTTGGATAGAGGTGATTGCCATATGGCAGAGCTAGGGCTTCCTTGTTATTTTAGAACATAAGCATCTATCTGCTAAGTtgtggcagaaaaaaaatttttttccaagtccGTGACTTACAATAGGATGTTCTGGTGTATAGCAAGCAGTGGCAAGAGGATTTTTTAACTACCTTGAAAAACTGAAGTATGAATACTACCTCAAGGAATCCTTGAAGCAGATGAATGTTGCTgaagatttagaaaaagaagacttTGATAGTCGAAGATACAGATACTTGGATGATGATGGATCTCTCTCTCCTATTGAAGAGTCAGCGTAAGTTCAGACACTGGAACAATTTTGAACATTGTtgggcttttaaattttaatgtcgCTCCACATTATAtcagtttgttttgattttaatagttttaatgtttaaaattcataTTAGAAGTtcagttcatgtctgactctttgggacttcacagactgcagcatgccaggcttccttgtccatcaccagctcccagagcttgctcaaactaatgtccatccagtcaatgacgccatccaaccatctcaccatctgtcatccccttctcttgccttcagtctttcctagcatcagggtctttctccaAGGAGttggttctttacatcaggtggccaaaatattggagtttcagcttgagcattggtccttccaaggaatattcaggactgatttccttcaggattgactggttggatctccctgcagtctaaggggctctgaagagtcttctccaacaccacagttcaaaagcttcaattcttcagtgctcagctttctttatggtcactcacatccatacacaactactggaaaaaccataggtttgactagacgaacctttatcgacaaagtaacatctctgctttttaatatgctgtctaggttgctcatggcttttcttccagggagcaagcatctattaattttatggctgcagtcatcatctgcagtcattttggagcccaagaaaatagtctgtccctgtttccattgtttccccatctacttgccctgaagtgatgggaccaggtg comes from the Odocoileus virginianus isolate 20LAN1187 ecotype Illinois chromosome 28, Ovbor_1.2, whole genome shotgun sequence genome and includes:
- the TAF1D gene encoding TATA box-binding protein-associated factor RNA polymerase I subunit D, translating into MDSLNCAKASDTAMETENQSDNSSSGSSLFKTQYVPVPPKQKQRNTVRKFVHIPKSTQATESSSDSSIEPRPLTLKAIFERFKNKKYKRKKKKYKPTGRSAGRPKGRRTTRFSQITEEQFKDKRPGFPFLESENGRKPLPWRKILTFEQAVARGFFNYLEKLKYEYYLKESLKQMNVAEDLEKEDFDSRRYRYLDDDGSLSPIEESATEEEIAANLEHDECDIKLVENSCFIISSEFPKKNVYLDQEEYTEETALLKKRTSKSKHWTEDKMG